A single Triticum dicoccoides isolate Atlit2015 ecotype Zavitan chromosome 2A, WEW_v2.0, whole genome shotgun sequence DNA region contains:
- the LOC119358709 gene encoding bidirectional sugar transporter SWEET6b-like, which translates to MVSADAARNVVGILGNCISFCLFLSPAQTFDRICKNKDVEQFTPDPYLATLMNCLLWFFYGLPIVHPNSLLVITINSVGIIIETIYLSIFFLYSPPKKRLKILLVVGFEVAFVASVVVGVLLSAHTYEDRSRIVGIICIVFGTIMYAAPLTVMGKVIKTKSVEYMPFTVSLVNTINGCCWLAYGLIGNDPYVTIPNAIGTVLCIFQLILYVCYYKSTPVKEQNVELPAAATEN; encoded by the exons ATGGTTTCGGCCGACGCAGCTCGCAACGTCGTCGGCATCTTGGGCAATTGCATCTCCTTTTGCCTCTTCCTCTCCCCTGC GCAGACATTTGACCGGATTTGCAAGAACAAGGACGTGGAGCAGTTCACGCCGGACCCCTACCTGGCGACGCTCATGAACTGCCTGCTCTGGTTCTTCTACGGCCTCCCCATCGTCCACCCCAACAGCCTCCTCGTCATCACCATCAACAGCGTCGGCATCATCATCGAGACAATCTACctctccatcttcttcctctactcgCCCCCAAAGAAGCGG CTAAAGATACTTCTCGTTGTTGGCTTTGAGGTGGCGTTCGTGGCGTCCGTGGTGGTCGGAGTGCTCCTCAGCGCCCACACCTACGAGGACCGCTCCAGGATCGTCGGCATCATCTGCATCGTCTTCGGCACGATTATGTATGCCGCCCCGCTCACAGTCATG GGCAAAGTTATCAAGACAAAGAGCGTGGAGTATATGCCATTCACCGTGTCTCTGGTGAACACCATCAACGGCTGCTGCTGGCTAGCCTATGGGCTGATAGGGAACGACCCCTACGTGACG ATCCCTAATGCCATCGGTACAGTTTTGTGCATCTTCCAGCTGATCCTTTACGTGTGCTACTACAAGTCGACCCCCGTCAAGGAGCAGAACGTCGAGTTGCCCGCCGCCGCCACGGAGAACTGA